The DNA region GGGGCCGACGGCTTCTACGTCGCCACCACTCAGCACGAGAAGCCGCTGGAGCGACTCAACATCCGCAGCCTCGGCTTCAGGGCGAAGGCTCGCGTGACCGTCGGCGCCGACGGTGTCGCGCTCGAGATCCCGGGCGAGGAGACGGCCTGGATTCCGCGGGATGCGATCCGCGGCGCCGGGCCGGCCACCTTCGCCATCGATCGGGTGGTCGAGCGCGACGGCCTGGTGTGCGTCACCTGGGCCCTGGCCGGCACCGGCGATCTCGCCGACAGCTACCTCCGCATCTCCGATTCCTCTGACCGCGAGCGCGTCCTCGACGCTCTCGCCCACATCCTCAGCTCCGCCCCCGCGGATGCCACCGAAGAAAGCGAGGCCTGATCATGGCTGCATCCATTCCGAGCCCGGCCGTCCTCGTCCTCGAGGACGGATCGCGCTACCGCGGCCGCGCTTACGGCGCCGAGGGCCGCACCGTCGGCGAGGCCGTCTTCTCCACCGGCATGACCGGGTACCAGGAGACCCTGACCGACCCGAGCTACGCCGGGCAGATCGTGCTCCAGACGGCTCCGCACATCGGCAACACCGGCATGAACGACGAGGACATGGAGTCCTCCAAGATCTGGGTGGCCGGCTACATCGTGCGCGACCCCTCCCGCGTCGTGTCGAACTTCCGCTCGGAGCGCAGCCTCGACGACGACCTGGTCGCCTCGGGCGTCGTCGGCATCAGCGGCATCGACACCCGTGCCGTCACCAGGCACCTGCGGTCGGCCGGTGCCATGCGCGCCGGTATCTTCTCGGGGGCGGATGCCGCCCTCAGCGACGGCGAACAGCTCGACCTGGTGCGCGGCGGCGTCGAGATGGCCGGCCAGAACCTGTCGGGTGCCGTGTCGACACAGGAACGCTACGACGTGCCTGCCACGGGGGAGCGCATCGGATCCGTTGCCGTGCTCGACCTCGGGGTCAAGACGTCGACGCTGAACTTCCTCGCCGAGCGCGGCTTCGACGTGATCGTGCTGCCGCAGACCGTGACGGCCGAGGAGATCCTGGCGCTCGATCCCAGCGCCCTGTTCTTCTCCAACGGACCCGGCGACCCCGGGGCATCCGACCACCACGTCGAACTACTGCGCACGGTGCTGCGTGCCGACGTGCCGTACTTCGGAATCTGCTTCGGAAACCAACTGCTCGGGCGGGCGCTCGGCTTCGGCACGTACAAGCTGCCCTTCGGGCACCGCGGCATCAACCAGCCCGTCATCGACGTGTCGACGGGCCGCGTCGAGATCACGGCCCACAACCACGGCTTCGCCGTCGACGCGCCGCTGCACGAGGTCAGCGACTCGGCCGAGGGCTTCGGCCGTGTCGAGGTCAGCCACTACGACCTCAACGACAACGTGGTCGAGGGGCTCAACTGCCTCGACATCCCCGCGTTCAGCGTGCAGTACCACCCCGAGTCCGCTGCCGGCCCGCACGACGCCAACTACCTGTTCGACAGGTTCCGCGACATGGTGCTCGCGAGGGGCTCGGCGAGCGAGACATCCGAGACATCTGAAACATCCGAGACATCCGAATCGACCGACGGAGACCAGAACTGATGCCCAAGCGTGAAGACATCACCAGCGTCCTCGTCATCGGCTCCGGCCCGATCGTCATCGGCCAGGCCTGCGAGTTCGACTACTCGGGAACCCAGGCGTGCCGGGTGCTGCGCGAGGAGGGCGTGCGCGTCATCCTCGTGAACTCCAACCCGGCCACCATCATGACCGACCCCGACTTCGCAGACGCCACCTACGTCGAGCCGATCACCTGGGAGGTCATCGAGACCATCATCGCCAAGGAGAAGCCCGACGCGATCCTGCCGACCCTGGGCGGCCAGACCGCGCTGAACGCGGCGATCCAGCTGCACGAGAACGGCATCCTCGAGAAGTACGACGTCGAACTGATCGGCGCCAGCTTCGAGGCGATCAACAAGGGCGAGGACCGCCAGATCTTCAAGGAGCTCGTGATCGAGGCCGGAGCGGATGTCGCCCGCAGCCACATCGCGACGACCATCGACGAGGCCAAGGAGTTCGCGCTCGACCTCGGTTACCCGCTCGTCGTGCGGCCCTCGTTCACCATGGGCGGCCTCGGGTCCGGTTTCGCCTACACCGAGGAGGACCTGGTGCGCATCGCGGGTCAGGGCATCCACGACTCGCCGACGCACGAGGTGCTCCTCGAGGAGTCGATCCTCGGCTGGAAGGAGTACGAGCTAGAGCTGATGCGCGACACGGCCGATAACACCGTCGTCGTCTGCTCGATCGAGAACGTCGACCCCGTCGGCGTGCACACCGGCGACTCGATCACCGTCGCGCCGGCGCTCACGCTCACCGACCGCGAGTACCAGAAGCTCCGCGACATCGGCATCGACATCATCCGCGCCGTCGGCGTCGACACCGGCGGCTGCAACATCCAGTTCGCCATCGACCCGGCCGACGGTCGCATCATCGTCATCGAGATGAACCCGCGCGTCTCGCGCTCGTCCGCGCTGGCGTCGAAGGCGACGGGGTTCCCGATCGCCAAGATCGCGGCGAAGCTCGCCATCGGCTACAGGCTCGACGAGATCCCGAACGACATCACCCGTGTCACCCCGGCCAGCTTCGAGCCCACTCTCGACTACGTGGTCGTCAAGGTGCCCCGGTTCGCGTTCGAGAAGTTCCCGGCGGCCGACCCCACCCTGACGACCACCATGAAGAGCGTCGGCGAGGCGATGGCCATCGGCCGCAACTACGCCTCAGCCCTGCAGAAGGCGCTGCGTTCGCTCGAGAAGAAGGGCTCGTCGTTCCACTGGGGCGAGGAGAGCCGCTCGCTCGAGGAGCTTCTCGAGATCTCGAAGACGCCGACCGATGGCCGCATCGTGACGGTGCAGCAGGCGCTCCGCGCCGGAGCATCCGTCGAGCAGGTCTTCGACGCCACCAAGATCGACCCGTGGTTCATCGACCAGATCGTGCTCATCAACGAGGTGGCCGACGCCATCGCCGCGGCCGACACCCTCGACTTCGACACCCTGCGCTACGCGAAGGACCACGGCTTCTCCGACGTGCAGATCGGCGAACTGCGCGGGTTCGGCGAGGACGGCGTGCGCGAGGTGCGCCACACCCTCGGCGTGCGCCCGGTCTTCAAGACCGTCGACACCTGCGCCGGCGAGTTCCCGGCCCTCACGCCGTACCACTACTCGAGCTACGACGAGGAGACCGAGGTCGTGCCCAGCGACCGCCGCAAGGTCGTCATCCTCGGTTCCGGCCCGAACCGCATCGGCCAGGGAGTCGAGTTCGACTACTCCTGCGTGCACGCGTCGTTCGCCCTGTCGGCGGCCGGCTTCGAGACCATCATGATCAACTGCAACCCGGAGACGGTGTCGACGGACTACGACACCAGCGACAGGCTGTACTTCGAGCCCCTCACCCTCGAGGACGTGCTCGAGGTCATCCACGCCGAGTCGCAGTCCGGCGAACTCGTCGGCGTCGTCGTGCAGCTCGGCGGTCAGACGGCCCTCGGACTCGCGAAGGGTCTGAAGGATGCCGGCGTGCCCATCCTGGGCACCACCCCCGAGGCGATCGACCTGGCCGAGGAGCGCGGCGAGTTCTCGCGCATCCTCGACGAGGCCGACCTGCTCGCCCCCCGCAACGGCACGGCGTTCGACGTGCAGGGCGCCGTCACCGTGGCCGAGGAGATCGGCTACCCGGTGCTGGTGCGCCCGAGCTATGTGCTCGGCGGACGCGGTATGGAGATCGTCTACGACAGCGCCTCCCTCGCCGACTACTTCGATCGCATCGAGGGCCAGGGAATCGTCGGCCCGTCGCATCCGCTCCTCGTCGACCGCTTCCTCGATGACGCCATCGAGATCGACGTCGACGCGCTCTACGACGGAGAGCAGCTCTACATCGGCGGCGTCATGGAGCACATCGAGGAGGCCGGCATCCACTCCGGCGACTCGAGCTGCACCCTGCCGCCCGTGACGCTCGGCCGCGGCGTGATCGACCGCGTGCGCGATGCGACGGAGGCCATCGCGAAGGGCATCGGCGTGCGCGGCCTGCTCAACGTGCAGTTCGCCATCGGTGCTGGAGTGCTCTACGTGCTCGAGGCGAACCCTCGGGCGTCGCGCACTGTGCCGTTCGTGGCGAAGGCCCTCGGCATCCCGCTGGCCAAGGCCGCGTCGCTCATCATGGTCGGCCGCACCATCGAGGAGCTCAAGGCCGACGGCATGCTGCCCGAGGTCGACGGCTCCCGCGTCCCGTTCGACTCGCCCGTCGCCGTGAAGGAGGCGGTGCTCCCGTTCCGCCGCTTCCGCACCAAGGACGGCCAGATCGTCGACTCGGTGCTCGGCCCCGAGATGCGCTCCACCGGAGAGGTCATGGGCATCGACCGCGACTTCCCCCGCGCCTTCGCCAAGAGCCAGCTCGCCGCGTACGGCGGGATGCCGCTCGACGGCACCGTCTTCGTATCGGTGTCCGACCGCGACAAGCGTTCCATCATCCTCCCGGTGCTGCGACTGCAGGAGCTCGGCTACAGGATCATCGCGACCGAGGGGACCGCCGAGGTGCTGCGCCGCAACGGCATCGCCGCCGGTGTGGTCGGCAAGTTCAGCGAGAAGCCGACGGGGGAGGCCGACTCCATCGTCGAGCTCATCCACCGCTCCGAGGTGCAGGTCGTCATCAACACTCCGAGCGGTCGCTCCGCCCGTGCTGACGGCTACGAGATCCGGGCGGCGGCCGTGGCGGGCGACATCCCGTTGTTCACGACCATCGCCGAGCTCTCGGCGGCTGTCGGTTCGCTCGAGGCGGTCCGCGGCGGCTTCGAGGTCACCTCGCTGCAGGAGTACGCGCTCCAGCGGGCGGCGGCCATCGCATGAGCGTGACCCCCTTCGGAGACAGGCTCGGTGAGGCATTCGACCGCTTCGGTCACCTGTGCGTCGGGATCGACCCCCATGCATGGCTGCTGGACAGGTGGGGCCTCGAGGACAACGCGACCGGAGCCCGCGAGTTCGGGCTCCGGGTGATCGGAGCAGCCCACGGGCGTGCCGGCATCCTGAAGCCCCAGGTCTCGTTCTTCGAACGCCACGGCTCCGCGGGGTACGCGGCGCTCGAACGGGTGCTGGCCGAAGCCCGTTCAGCGGGCATCCTCACCATCGCCGATGCCAAGCGCGGCGACATCGGTTCGACGATGGAGGCGTACGCCGAGGCCTGGCTGCGGCCCGGTTCTCCGCTCGAGGCGGATGCCGTCACGGTGAGCCCGTACCTCGGTGTCGGTTCCCTGGCCTCGAGCCTCGACTACGCGGCGGCCCGCGGCAAGGGCGTGTTCGTACTCGCCGCGACGTCCAACCCCGAGGCGGCCCGCGTGCAGGATGCACGGGTCACCACGACAGGCACCACCGTCGCCGACGATGTCGTCGTCGGCATCACCGGCTGGAACGCGCAGCAGGGCGGCTCGAGGTTCGGCTCGGCCGGCGTCGTCATCGGGGCGACGCTCGCCCTGGCCGACCTCGGCATCGACATCGGCGCGGAGCAGCCCACGGCGACCCTGCCCGTGCTCGCTCCGGGATTCGGACACCAGGGAGCGGACCCACGCGACACGCGGAGGATCTTCGGTAATCTCACTCCGGGTGTCATCGTGTCGGAGTCACGCACCATACTGGAGGCGGGACCCGAGGGCATCGCGGACGCGATCGCCCGTCGCTCCGAGGAAGTGGAGTCGCATCGTGGCTGAATACGGCACGCCGCCCGAGGTCGATCGTGTAGCCGCGTCCCGCGCCGCCGTCGCCGCTCGACGGGCGCGCGCCGCGGTCAAGGCCGCCATCTCGGCGGGGGAGCGCAACCCCCTCGACGTGCTGCGCGTCGCCGGGGAGGACCCGACGAGCGTCGAGGGCGGCATCCGGGTGACCGAGTACCTGACGAGCATCCCCTCCATCGGCGTGACCAAGATGCACCGCTTCATGGACGAACTCGGCATCTCGCCGGCCAAGCGCCTCGGCGGCCTCGGCCGTCACCAGCGCAGGCGGCTGCGGGGCTTCCTCACCGACAGGCTGGCCGCCCAGACCGGGCGCCACAACCGACTGGTCGTGCTGGCCGGGCCGACCGCCGTCGGCAAGGGCACCGTCGCCGGCCACATCCGCACGCACTACCCCGACGTGCTGCTCTCGGTCTCGGCGACGACCCGCGCTCCCCGCCCCGGCGAGGTCGAGGGCGTCAGCTACTACTTCGTCGACGATGCCGAGTTCGACCGTCTCATCGAAGCAGGCGAGCTCCTCGAGTGGGCCACCGTGCACAACGCGCATCGCTACGGCACGCCCCGCGGACCCGTCGAGGCGGCCCTCGCCTCAGGTCGCAGCGTGCTGCTCGAGATCGACATCCAGGGCGCGCGCAAGGTGCGTCGGGCCATGCCGGAGGCATCGCTCGTGTTCCTGCTGCCGCCGTCGTGGGAGGAACTGGTCCGCCGTCTCATCGGGCGGGCGACCGAAGACGGCCCCGAGCAGCAGCGCCGACTGGAGACCGCGAAGGTCGAACTGGCTGCCATCGACGAGTTCGATTTCGAGGTCGTGAACACCGACGTGAGCACCGCCGCTCAAGAGGTCGTAGACTTGATGCAGACTCGCAAGCCGAAGCGCTGACCCGCTCGCCGCCTGCCCATCTTTTTTCCGCGTTCCCCCGACGCCTTCGGAACGGAACGCACGATCGCACTGAGGAGTGTTCTCACATGGCTGACAAGCTGACCGG from Leifsonia sp. Root1293 includes:
- the pyrF gene encoding orotidine-5'-phosphate decarboxylase; this encodes MSVTPFGDRLGEAFDRFGHLCVGIDPHAWLLDRWGLEDNATGAREFGLRVIGAAHGRAGILKPQVSFFERHGSAGYAALERVLAEARSAGILTIADAKRGDIGSTMEAYAEAWLRPGSPLEADAVTVSPYLGVGSLASSLDYAAARGKGVFVLAATSNPEAARVQDARVTTTGTTVADDVVVGITGWNAQQGGSRFGSAGVVIGATLALADLGIDIGAEQPTATLPVLAPGFGHQGADPRDTRRIFGNLTPGVIVSESRTILEAGPEGIADAIARRSEEVESHRG
- the carA gene encoding glutamine-hydrolyzing carbamoyl-phosphate synthase small subunit — protein: MAASIPSPAVLVLEDGSRYRGRAYGAEGRTVGEAVFSTGMTGYQETLTDPSYAGQIVLQTAPHIGNTGMNDEDMESSKIWVAGYIVRDPSRVVSNFRSERSLDDDLVASGVVGISGIDTRAVTRHLRSAGAMRAGIFSGADAALSDGEQLDLVRGGVEMAGQNLSGAVSTQERYDVPATGERIGSVAVLDLGVKTSTLNFLAERGFDVIVLPQTVTAEEILALDPSALFFSNGPGDPGASDHHVELLRTVLRADVPYFGICFGNQLLGRALGFGTYKLPFGHRGINQPVIDVSTGRVEITAHNHGFAVDAPLHEVSDSAEGFGRVEVSHYDLNDNVVEGLNCLDIPAFSVQYHPESAAGPHDANYLFDRFRDMVLARGSASETSETSETSETSESTDGDQN
- the gmk gene encoding guanylate kinase; the encoded protein is MAEYGTPPEVDRVAASRAAVAARRARAAVKAAISAGERNPLDVLRVAGEDPTSVEGGIRVTEYLTSIPSIGVTKMHRFMDELGISPAKRLGGLGRHQRRRLRGFLTDRLAAQTGRHNRLVVLAGPTAVGKGTVAGHIRTHYPDVLLSVSATTRAPRPGEVEGVSYYFVDDAEFDRLIEAGELLEWATVHNAHRYGTPRGPVEAALASGRSVLLEIDIQGARKVRRAMPEASLVFLLPPSWEELVRRLIGRATEDGPEQQRRLETAKVELAAIDEFDFEVVNTDVSTAAQEVVDLMQTRKPKR
- a CDS encoding PH-like domain-containing protein → MSQYTVPAIIVIAITALILLAMWLGWRGRGRRDVRVGAYPLPEAVAAPIVGADGFYVATTQHEKPLERLNIRSLGFRAKARVTVGADGVALEIPGEETAWIPRDAIRGAGPATFAIDRVVERDGLVCVTWALAGTGDLADSYLRISDSSDRERVLDALAHILSSAPADATEESEA
- the carB gene encoding carbamoyl-phosphate synthase large subunit, with translation MPKREDITSVLVIGSGPIVIGQACEFDYSGTQACRVLREEGVRVILVNSNPATIMTDPDFADATYVEPITWEVIETIIAKEKPDAILPTLGGQTALNAAIQLHENGILEKYDVELIGASFEAINKGEDRQIFKELVIEAGADVARSHIATTIDEAKEFALDLGYPLVVRPSFTMGGLGSGFAYTEEDLVRIAGQGIHDSPTHEVLLEESILGWKEYELELMRDTADNTVVVCSIENVDPVGVHTGDSITVAPALTLTDREYQKLRDIGIDIIRAVGVDTGGCNIQFAIDPADGRIIVIEMNPRVSRSSALASKATGFPIAKIAAKLAIGYRLDEIPNDITRVTPASFEPTLDYVVVKVPRFAFEKFPAADPTLTTTMKSVGEAMAIGRNYASALQKALRSLEKKGSSFHWGEESRSLEELLEISKTPTDGRIVTVQQALRAGASVEQVFDATKIDPWFIDQIVLINEVADAIAAADTLDFDTLRYAKDHGFSDVQIGELRGFGEDGVREVRHTLGVRPVFKTVDTCAGEFPALTPYHYSSYDEETEVVPSDRRKVVILGSGPNRIGQGVEFDYSCVHASFALSAAGFETIMINCNPETVSTDYDTSDRLYFEPLTLEDVLEVIHAESQSGELVGVVVQLGGQTALGLAKGLKDAGVPILGTTPEAIDLAEERGEFSRILDEADLLAPRNGTAFDVQGAVTVAEEIGYPVLVRPSYVLGGRGMEIVYDSASLADYFDRIEGQGIVGPSHPLLVDRFLDDAIEIDVDALYDGEQLYIGGVMEHIEEAGIHSGDSSCTLPPVTLGRGVIDRVRDATEAIAKGIGVRGLLNVQFAIGAGVLYVLEANPRASRTVPFVAKALGIPLAKAASLIMVGRTIEELKADGMLPEVDGSRVPFDSPVAVKEAVLPFRRFRTKDGQIVDSVLGPEMRSTGEVMGIDRDFPRAFAKSQLAAYGGMPLDGTVFVSVSDRDKRSIILPVLRLQELGYRIIATEGTAEVLRRNGIAAGVVGKFSEKPTGEADSIVELIHRSEVQVVINTPSGRSARADGYEIRAAAVAGDIPLFTTIAELSAAVGSLEAVRGGFEVTSLQEYALQRAAAIA